The stretch of DNA GGGCCGTCGACATGAAGGACATGGACGCGATGATGCTGGCGGTGGTCCGCGAGCGGATGCGCACCGGGCGCAAGCCGCCGCGCGACATCGTGCTGGCCTTCCTCGCCGACGAGGAGGCCGGCGGGAGCTACGGGGCGCAGTGGCTGGTCGACCGGCACCCCGAGCTGTTCGCGGACTGCTCCGAGGCGGTCAGCGAGGTCGGCGGGTTCAGTGTCACGGTGGAGGAGAACCGCCGGCTGTACCTGATCGAGACCGCGGAGAAGGGCATCGCCTGGATGCGGCTGACCGCGCGCGGCACCGCCGGGCACGGGTCGATGGTCAACGACGACAACGCCGTCACCGAGCTGGCCGAGGCGGTCGCGCGGCTGGGCCGGCACGAGTTCCCCATCCGGCTCACCAAGGCCGTGCGGACCTTCCTGGAGGAGGTCTGCGAGGAGTTCGGCATCCCCTTCGACGAGCGGGACCCCGAGGCCGCCCTGGAGCGGCTCGGACCGGTCGCCGGGATGATCGGCGCCACCCTGCGCAACTCGGTCAACCCGACGGTGCTCTCCGGCGGGTACAAGGCCAACGTCATCCCCGGCACCGCCACCGCGCAGGTCGACGGCCGGTTCCTGCCCGGGATGGAGGAGGAGTACTTCGCCGAGATCGACCGGCTGCTCGGCCCCAAGGTCGACCGGGAGTTCATCCAGTACCTGCCGTCGGTGGAGACGGAGTTCTCCGGCGGCCTGGTCTCGGCCATGGGGCGGGCGCTGGAGGAGGAGGACCCCGGGTCGAAGGCGGTGCCCTACTGCATGTCCGGCGGCACCGACGCGAAAAGCTTCCAGCGGCTGGGCATCCGCAACTTCGGGTTCGCCCCGCTGAAGCTCCCGCCCGAGCTCAACTTCTCCGGCATGTTCCACGGCGTCGACGAGCGGGTTCCGGTCGACTCGCTGCGCTTCGGCGCGCGCGTCCTGGACCGGTTCATCGATCTGAGCTGACCGGTGCGGCCGGGGAGGGGAGGGGCGGGCGCCCCTCCCCTTCTCCTTTCGGGTGCGGGGGAGGGGGCGCTCGCGTGCGGGAGGAGGGGCGGGGGAATCGGTCAGGGGGGGCGGTGGCGGGGAAGCTGAAAAAAATCCGTTCCGGTTCCCCGTTTTTACCCCGTTGATCGCTCAGAGTGGTGCTAGAGTGACTCTCGGTCGGCAGGGGAAGGCCTCTGCCGGCGGCCGGAATCCGGCCGCGCGTATCCGTCCATCGGTGTGCACGAGGTGGCTTCATGGCGCAGAACGACCGCGTACGGCGGGGGCTCCCCGCCGCTGCGCGTCTGCGCGGGGGCCGGACGCTCGGGCGGGCCGCGGTCCTCCTCGGCCTGGTGGCCGGGGGGTGGCTGCTCGGCGCGTCCGCGGCCGAAGCCGACGTGCCCGACGCCCCCGGGGCCTCCGGGGTCGAGGCGGTCGTGGACGGCGCCGCCGAGCAGAGCGGGCGCCTCGCCTCCTCCGCCGAGCAGCACTTTGCCGAATCCTCCGCCGGGCAGCAGGGCCCCTCTTTCGAGGCGCCCGATCTCGGCGGCTCCGGACTGAGCGGCCTGCGCGACGCCACCGCGCCGTCCGAGGACGGCGCCGAGGGCGGGTCGCAGGTCGGAGAGGCCGTCGGCGGCACTGTGCAGGGCGCGGTCACCGGCGTGCAGGACACCGTCCAGCGCACCGGCGGCGCCGTCGAGGGCACCGTCGGCGCCGTGGAGGAGACCGCGGACCAGGCCGGGGGCGTCGTCTCCGGCACCGTCGAGGCCGGCCGCTCGGTCGCCGACGGGCCGCTCGCCGAGGGCGACCTCGCCGGGGCGGTCTCCGGGATCGGCGGCACCGGTACCCGGCTGCAGGAGGGGCTGGAGCGCACCGTCGAGGACGCCGCCGGCCTCACCGACCGGTCGTCCGGCGACGACGCAGAGGACGCCTCCGAGCGCGCCGGCGACCGGACCGAGAAGAAGCGCGGGGAGAAGAAGGACGGCGCCGAGCGGCGCGCGCCCTCCACCGCCGCGCCGATCCAGGCCGCACCTGGCGCCGCCCAGGTCCCCGCGGCCGTCACCGCGGACTCCGCGGACACCGGTGAGCAGGGTGCGATCGGCGCGTCCGGCCACCCCCGGGTCCCCGGTTCCGACTCCACCGGCGGACCTTCGTCCCCGGTGCCCGCGCCCGCCGCAGGCTTCCTGCTGCAGCAGCGCGCCGACACGCTGCGCCCGTTCGCGCACCGCGTCGACCTGCCCGGCGACCCGACCCTGGTGGTCCGCGACGCCGCGGACGACCCGTCGTTCTCGCCCGACTAGTTCCACCTCTCCAGGCGGCAGGCGCCGCCGCGCCCCCGGCTGATGCCGTGCGGCCGCTCCGCGCCTCCGCCTGTTCGCCGTGCCCGCAGGGCACGCGCATCCCGTCACTCCCCGCTCGGCTTGTGCCGCAACGCAAAGGACCAGCATCATGCCCAGCACCGCAAGGACCGCAGTGACCGCCTTCGTCGCGGCCGGTGTGCTCTCCACCGCACCGTTCGCGCTCGCCACCGCCCCGGCCGCCGCCGACAGCAGCACCAGTGGGAACGGCTCCGTCGGCGGCGGGAACCAGGTGCAGCTCGACGCCGACCTGCCGATCAACCTGTGCGGCAACGCCATCGCCGTACTCGGCAACGCCGGCGCCGCCTGCAAGGACTCCGGGGCGGTCAGCGAGGACTCCGGCTCCTCGTCCTCCTCCACCTCGGGCAACGGGTCGCTCCTGGGCGGCAACCAGATCGGCGCCGACGTGGACGTCCCGGTCAACGCCTGCGGCAACGCGGTGGGCGTGGCCGGCAACGCCGGCGCGGCCTGCGAGGACTCCGGGGCGGTCAGCGAGGACGACGGGGACGACGGCTACGACGGCTACGAGCCCGAGGAGCCGGAGCACCCGGGCGAGCCGGAGGAGCCCGAGGAGCCGGGCGAGCCGGAGCACCCGAGCGGCTCGGAGGAGCCGGGCGAGCCCGAGCACCCGAGTGAGCCCGAGGAGCCGGGCGAGAAGGCGCCCTCCCCCTCCCCGTCCGCCCCGGTGGCCGACGACCGCGTCGAGCCCGCGCTGCCGCTGACCGGCTCCGCGGTGCTGGCCATGGCGGCCGCCGGTGCCGCCGCGGTGGTGGCCGGCCTGGGCGCCCTGGTCATGGGGCGCCGCAAGAGCCGGAGCGGCCAGTAGCCGGATCGGCCTCCCGGTCCTCGTGACCGGGGGCTGACGCGAGTCCCGCGGGCGCGGCCACGTCCGCGGGGTTCACGTCAGCCGCCGCTCCCCGGAGCGGAGCTGACCACGGAGCGTGTCCGCCAGGCACGCCGGACGCCGAGACGCCCGCCGACCGCGGGCCCGGGCGCCCCTTCCACGGGCGCCGGCCCGCGAGGTCACCGCAGTCACGCAGTCCCATTGATTCCATCTCATCCGCTTTCACGTCCCTGAAAGGAAATCCCACATGCGCAAGTGGGCCCGAACCTCAGCCAAGGCCGTCCTGCTCACCGCCGGTTTCGTCGCCCTCGGCGCGGGCGTCTCGTTCGCCGACGCCGGCACCGTGGAGAGCTCGGGCAACGGCTCGATCCTCGGCGGCAACCAGCTGGTCGCCGACGCCAACGTTCCGGTGAACGTGGCGGGCAACGCCATCGCGGCCGTCGGCGGCAACGCCGGCGCGGCCGCCGAGGACACCGGCGCGATCGTGCACGAGCACGACACCGAGACCGTGGAGACCTCCGGGAACGGCTCGATCATCGGCGGCAACCAGGCCGTGGTCGACGCCGACGTGCCGGTGAACGTCGCGGGCAACGCGGTCGGCGCGGTGCTGGGCAACGCCGGCGCGGCCGCCGAGGAGAGCGGCGCCGCCGTCATCGAGCACGACCGGCACGGGGACGGCCGCGAGGTCGAGACCTCCGGCAACGGCTCGCTGGTCGGCGGCAACCAGGCCGTGCTCGGCCTGGACGTGCCGGTGAACGTCTCCGGCAACGCGGTCGGCGCGGTGCTGGGCAGCGCGGGCGCCGCCGCGGAGGACACCGGCGCCCTGGTGCACCACGGCGACGAGCACGGCGGCGACGGCTACGACGAGGGCTACGACGAGCGCAGCGCGCAGTCGTCCCCGGTCGGCGGCGGGCTGGTCGACCAGCTGAGCGAGGCCGCCCGGCCGCTGCACCTGCAGACCGGCGGGCTGGACGCCGGACCGGTGCTGCACCAGTCCGACGAGCGGGCGCACCAGAGCTGGTCCGAGGGCGACACCGTGGAGAGCTCGGGCAACGGCTCGATCCTCGGCGGCAACCAGCTGGTCGCCGACGCCAACGTTCCGGTGAACGTGGCGGGCAACGCCATCGCGGCCGTCGGCGGCAACGCCGGCGCGGCCGCGGAGGACGCCGGCGCGATCGTGCACGAGCGCGGCACCGAGACCGTGGAGACCTCGGGCAACGGCTCCATCCTCGGCGGCAACCAGGCCGTCCTGGGCCTGGACGTGCCGGTGAACGTCTCCGGCAACGCGGTCGGCGCGGTGCTGGGCAACGCCGGCGCCGCCGCCGAGGAGACCGGCGCCGCGGTCATCGAGGACGGCGCGGACCACGTGCACCAGGCCGCGGAGGAGACGCTCCCCGCGCCGCTGCCCGAGCCCGCCGACGCGCCGCCGCTCAACGCGGAGCTGCCGGAGACCCCCGCCCTGGAGGTGCCCGGCTCCGAGACGCTGCCGCTGACCGCGGCGGAGCCCGCCGCGCCCGAGGCGCCGGCCGAGCTGTCCGGGCTGCCCCAGGCGAGCGGGCCGGCCGACACGCTGGACGGCGCGGTCGACGGCGTGACCGGCGGCACCGACGCCCTGGGCGTGGACCTGGGGGTGTGAGACCGGCGGTGTGACCGTTCCCTCCCCGGTCTCCGTCGCGACGGCTCGCGGTGGACTAGCGGAGACCGGGACAGGGGGGCGGGGCACCGCTGCGGCGAGTCCCCGCGGAGGCGCGCGCCCTCCGTGGGGACTCGCCCGTTCCGCGGCCGGATCCGGACACCGGCCGCGGTCAACCCCGGGGTGCTTCGGGCGTCCCGGAAGGGGCGCCGGCCCGTTCCCGCGGGCGCCCCTTCCCTGTGTGGCGGAACTCACATGGTGCGTACCTGTCGGATGATCCGGCGCCGGATGACCACGGTGCGGCTGCCGTCCCGGTAGAGCCGGACCCGGGCCAGTTCCCAGCGGCCGTACTCGGCGTGGTCGGTCAGCGTCTGCCGCGTCACATTGCGCGATGTTCCTCTTGGGAACCGGAGTTCCCGGTATTCGTAATCGAGCATTAGGCCTATTCTGCGACTGGCCACGGTGTACGTGCCATAGCGTTCCTACCCGTGGATGGCCGGAGGGCGGCCCGGAGGGGACCGGGAGGGGAAGAGCGCTCCTCCGGCGGCGGACGGGAAGCGATCCGCGGGGCCGTCGGTTACCGTCAGTGGCTGGGGGGACCGGCGAGCCGATCCCCGGCCGCCACCGACGGCGGCCGCAGGGACACCGGTCGCACAGACATCGCAACGCGAGACGTAGGGGAACAGCGTGCCACCCAAGAAGGGCAGCGCCGGCGAGAGCGGCGCGAAGGGCTCCGGAGCGAAGGCCGGAGGGAACAGGCTCGTCATCGTCGAGTCGCCCGCCAAGGCGAAGACGATCGCGGGCTACCTCGGCCCTGGGTACACCGTGGAGTCCTCCATCGGCCATATCCGCGACCTCCCGACGAAGGCGGCCGAGATCCCCGCGCGCTACAAGGGGGAGCCCTGGGCCCGCCTCGGCGTCGACGTCGACCACGACTTCGAGCCGATCTACGTGGTCAACACGGACAAGAAGTCGCACGTCAAGAAGCTCAAGGAGCTGATGGCCCAGGCCGACGAGCTCTACCTCGCAACGGATGAGGACCGCGAGGGCGAGGCGATCGCCTGGCACCTGCGCGAGGAGCTCAAGCCGAAGATCCCGGTCCGCCGGATGGTCTTCAACGAGATCACCAAGGACGCGATCCGGCGCGCCGCGGACAACACCCGCGACCTCAACCTGCGCCTGGTCGACGCCCAGGAGACCCGGCGGATCCTGGACCGGCTCTACGGCTACGAGGTCTCCCCCGTGCTGTGGAAGAAGGTCATGCCGAAGCTGTCGGCGGGCCGCGTGCAGTCCGTCGCCACCCGGCTCGTGGTCGAGCGGGAGCGGGAGCGGATCGCGTTCACCCCCGCCGAGTACTGGGGCCTCAAGGCGGTCTTCGACACGCTCGGCGGCTCCGGCGACGGCCCGTCCACGTTCACCGCCGCCCTGGTCTCGGTGGACGGCGACCGGGTCGCGGTGGGCCGCGACTTCACCTCCGAGGGCGTGCTGCGCACCCCCAAGGGCATGCTCCACCTGGACGAGGAGGCCGCCCGCGGGCTGGCCGAGCGGCTGTCCGGCGGCGAGTTCAGCGTGCGCACCGTGGAGCGCAAGCCCTACCGGCGCTCCCCCTACGCCCCGTTCCGCACCACCACGCTGCAGCAGGAGGCCTCGCGCAAGCTGGGCCTGTCCGCCAAGCAGACCATGCAGGTGGCGCAGCGGCTCTACGAGAACGGCTTCATCACCTACATGCGGACCGACAGCACCACGCTGTCGGAGAGCGCGCTGGCCGCCGCCCGCGGGCAGGCGACCCGGCTGTACGGCGCCGACTACATCCCGCCCAAGCCGCGCATCTACTCCAGCAAGGTGAAGAACGCCCAGGAGGCGCACGAGGCGGTCCGCCCGGCCGGCGACACCTTCCGTACCCCGGCCCAGACCGGGCTGACCGGTGCGGAGTTCCGGCTCTACGAGCTGATCTGGAAGCGCACCGTCGCCTCGCAGATGAAGGACGCGGTGGGCGAGTCGGTCACGGTCAAGGTGGCCGGCACCTCCAGCACCGGCGAGCAGGTCGAGTTCACCGCCACCGGCAAGATCATCACCTTCCACGGCTTCCTCAAGGCCTATGTGGAGGGCTCCGACGACCCCGAGGCCGAGCTGGACGACCGCGAGCGCCGGCTGCCCCCGGTGGAGGAGGGCCGCCCGCTCAAGGCGGAGAACGTCGAGGCCGAGGGGCACGCCACCCGGCCGCCGGCCCGCTACACCGAGGCCAGCCTGGTCAAGGAGCTGGAGGACCGGGAGATCGGCCGGCCGTCCACCTACGCCTCGATCATCGGCACCATCCTGGACCGCGGCTACGTGTTCAAGAAGGGCTCGGCGCTGGTGCCGTCCTTCCTGGCGTTCGCCGTGGTGCAGCTGCTGGAGCGGCACTTCGGCAACCTGGTCGACTACGACTTCACCGCCCGCATGGAGGACATGCTGGACGGCATCGCCCGCGGCGAGGCCGAGCGGGTGCCGTGGCTGCGCCGGTTCTACTACGGCGCCGAGCAGGAGACCGGGCTGAAGGACCTGGTGAGCGACCACCTCTCCGAGATCGACCCGCGGGAGGTCAGCTCCTTCCCGATCCCGGGCACCGACATCGTGATGCGGGTCGGCCGGTACGGGCCCTACATGGAGCGCGACGGCGCCCGGGTGAACGTCCCCGAGGACCTCGCCCCCGACGAGCTCACCCCGGAGCGGGCCGAGGAGCTGTTCGCCGCGCCCAGCGGCGACCGCGAGCTGGGCACCGACCCGCAGACCGGGCGGACCGTGGTGGTGAAGAGCGGGCGGTTCGGGCCGTACGTGACCGAGGTCCTGCCCGAGCCGGCGGAGTCCGCCGAGGAGGCCGAGCAGAAGAAGGGGAAGGCGAAGGCCAAGGCGAAGCAGGCGGAGAAGCCGCGCACCGCCTCGCTGCTGAAGTCGATGACCCCGGAGACGGTCACCCTGGAGGACGCGCTGCGGCTGCTCTCCCTGCCGCGGGTCGTCGGCGAGCTGGACGGCGAGCCGGTCACCGCGCAGAACGGCCGGTTCGGCCCGTACCTGAAGAAGGGCACCGACAGCCGCTCCCTGGAGACCGAGGAGCAGATGTTCACGGTCACCCTGGAGGAGGCCAAGGAGCTCTTCGCCAAGCCCAAGCAGCGCGGCCGCCGCGCCGCCGCCGCGCCGCTGCGCGAACTCGGCACCGACCCGGCGACCGGGCAGAAGATGGTGGTCAAGGACGGCCGGTTCGGCCCCTACGTCACCGACGGGGAGACCAACGCCTCGCTGCGCAAGGGCGACGAGGTGGAGTCGATCACCGACGAGCGCGCCGCGGAGCTGCTGGCCGAGCGCCGCGCCAAGGCCCCGGCGAAGAAGACGGCCGCCAAGAAGCCGGCGGCGAAGAAGCCCGCGGCCAAGAAGACGGCCGCCAAGAGCACCACCGCGACCGCGGCGAAGAAGCCCGCGGCCAAGAAGACGACCGGCAAGACCGGGACCCCGAAGAAGGGCGGCGGCTCCACGGAGTGAGCCGCCGGCCGGACCCGGCGCCGTCCCGACGCCCCGGCCGGTCGGATGATCGGCGGGGTCGGGGCCGGGCCGCCCGGCGTCGGCAGGGGCGGGGCGGCCCCCGCCCCTGCCGCCCGGTGGTCCGGGCGGCCCCGGTCCACCACCCCGATGGCCATGATCAGCGAACGCCCCGCCGAGGCCGCCGACCGGGCCGTCCCGGGCCACTGGTAAGGCGATCTGATCATCGGCTCGGCGATCGGCACCCTGGTCGAACGCGTCACCCGCTGCGTCTTGTCGCTGCACCCGCCCGACGGCCGCAGCGCCGAGCACGTCCGCGATGCCCTGGTGGAGACCGTCCAGATCCTGCCCGCGCACCTGATGCGGTCGCTGACCCGGGATCCAGAGCGGCGAGACGGCCGCCCACGGCTCGTTCACCCTCGCCACCGACATCCCGGTCTACTTCCGCGACCCGGCCGGCCCTTGGCGGCGCGGCTCCAACGAGAACATCTATTGGTGCACTCTTGGACGCGCCGGGCTTCTTCGACGGGAGACGCTTCGGCAGGGGCGCCGGGTGACTCAGAGAACACGTGTCCGCAGGACTTTCCGTTGGCATGTCCCCGGTGCCCCGCAGAGCGGGAGCCCTGGCCGGGAGTGACTTGATAGAAGCCTGCTGAGCCGTCAACTCGCAATAGGTCTGTCCCCTGACCAGGGCTCTCGCGTCTGTCCCGTCATCTGCGATAACAGACAAGAGGACCCTCCAATGGTGACAGTGGGGATCGACCCGCACAAGCACGTTCACGTGGCGGTGGCCGTCGATGACGAGGGCCGGCGGATCGGCAGACCGCTGACCGTCAAGAACGACGCGGTCCTGATGACCGTGCTGCTGAAGTGGATCCGCTCGATCGCCGAGGACCGGCCCGTCACCTGGGCGATCGAGGACGGACGTGGGTTCGCCCGCCGCCTGGCGGACGGCCTGCTGCTCTCGGGTTTCGAGGTGGTGTGGGTTCCCACTCGTCTGATGGCCGCCCACCGCAAGCTACACGCCGCCACCGGCTCCAAGTCCGACCAGGCCGACGCCACCGCGGTCGCCCACGCCGCCATCGCCACCCCCGACCTCGACCGGCACCGCATTGATGACCG from Nocardiopsis composta encodes:
- the topA gene encoding type I DNA topoisomerase, producing the protein MPPKKGSAGESGAKGSGAKAGGNRLVIVESPAKAKTIAGYLGPGYTVESSIGHIRDLPTKAAEIPARYKGEPWARLGVDVDHDFEPIYVVNTDKKSHVKKLKELMAQADELYLATDEDREGEAIAWHLREELKPKIPVRRMVFNEITKDAIRRAADNTRDLNLRLVDAQETRRILDRLYGYEVSPVLWKKVMPKLSAGRVQSVATRLVVERERERIAFTPAEYWGLKAVFDTLGGSGDGPSTFTAALVSVDGDRVAVGRDFTSEGVLRTPKGMLHLDEEAARGLAERLSGGEFSVRTVERKPYRRSPYAPFRTTTLQQEASRKLGLSAKQTMQVAQRLYENGFITYMRTDSTTLSESALAAARGQATRLYGADYIPPKPRIYSSKVKNAQEAHEAVRPAGDTFRTPAQTGLTGAEFRLYELIWKRTVASQMKDAVGESVTVKVAGTSSTGEQVEFTATGKIITFHGFLKAYVEGSDDPEAELDDRERRLPPVEEGRPLKAENVEAEGHATRPPARYTEASLVKELEDREIGRPSTYASIIGTILDRGYVFKKGSALVPSFLAFAVVQLLERHFGNLVDYDFTARMEDMLDGIARGEAERVPWLRRFYYGAEQETGLKDLVSDHLSEIDPREVSSFPIPGTDIVMRVGRYGPYMERDGARVNVPEDLAPDELTPERAEELFAAPSGDRELGTDPQTGRTVVVKSGRFGPYVTEVLPEPAESAEEAEQKKGKAKAKAKQAEKPRTASLLKSMTPETVTLEDALRLLSLPRVVGELDGEPVTAQNGRFGPYLKKGTDSRSLETEEQMFTVTLEEAKELFAKPKQRGRRAAAAPLRELGTDPATGQKMVVKDGRFGPYVTDGETNASLRKGDEVESITDERAAELLAERRAKAPAKKTAAKKPAAKKPAAKKTAAKSTTATAAKKPAAKKTTGKTGTPKKGGGSTE
- a CDS encoding M20/M25/M40 family metallo-hydrolase; this translates as MAEPVERKAGAAEEEVVELCRELIAIDSSNYGDGSGPGEREAAEYTAAKLDEVGVEAQVFESAPKRTSLVARIEGEDPSRAPLLLHGHLDVVPADAADWTHDPFAGEIADGCVWGRGAVDMKDMDAMMLAVVRERMRTGRKPPRDIVLAFLADEEAGGSYGAQWLVDRHPELFADCSEAVSEVGGFSVTVEENRRLYLIETAEKGIAWMRLTARGTAGHGSMVNDDNAVTELAEAVARLGRHEFPIRLTKAVRTFLEEVCEEFGIPFDERDPEAALERLGPVAGMIGATLRNSVNPTVLSGGYKANVIPGTATAQVDGRFLPGMEEEYFAEIDRLLGPKVDREFIQYLPSVETEFSGGLVSAMGRALEEEDPGSKAVPYCMSGGTDAKSFQRLGIRNFGFAPLKLPPELNFSGMFHGVDERVPVDSLRFGARVLDRFIDLS
- a CDS encoding chaplin family protein, translated to MPSTARTAVTAFVAAGVLSTAPFALATAPAAADSSTSGNGSVGGGNQVQLDADLPINLCGNAIAVLGNAGAACKDSGAVSEDSGSSSSSTSGNGSLLGGNQIGADVDVPVNACGNAVGVAGNAGAACEDSGAVSEDDGDDGYDGYEPEEPEHPGEPEEPEEPGEPEHPSGSEEPGEPEHPSEPEEPGEKAPSPSPSAPVADDRVEPALPLTGSAVLAMAAAGAAAVVAGLGALVMGRRKSRSGQ
- a CDS encoding DUF5703 family protein, producing the protein MLDYEYRELRFPRGTSRNVTRQTLTDHAEYGRWELARVRLYRDGSRTVVIRRRIIRQVRTM